From the Martelella mediterranea DSM 17316 genome, one window contains:
- a CDS encoding Lrp/AsnC family transcriptional regulator, with protein MDIDDIDRAILKALQKNGRITNADLAETVGLSPSACSRRLDILEKSGVIEGYTARISPEALGYKMVAIVQISLSGQFARTLAEFEEAVKRCPNIIVCYMVSGVYDYTLRVAAKDLKDYERIHRDWLSALPHVVQINSSFALRPIIERINVGID; from the coding sequence ATGGATATCGACGACATTGATCGTGCGATCTTGAAGGCGTTGCAGAAGAACGGTCGCATCACCAATGCGGACCTCGCGGAAACCGTCGGCCTGTCGCCATCCGCCTGTTCCAGACGGCTCGATATATTGGAAAAATCCGGCGTGATCGAGGGCTATACCGCGAGAATCTCGCCCGAGGCGCTTGGCTACAAGATGGTGGCGATCGTGCAAATCTCGCTCTCCGGCCAGTTCGCCCGCACCCTTGCCGAGTTCGAGGAGGCGGTGAAGCGCTGCCCGAACATCATCGTCTGCTACATGGTCTCGGGCGTCTATGACTATACGCTGCGGGTGGCGGCCAAGGACCTGAAGGACTACGAGCGCATCCACCGCGACTGGCTGTCGGCGCTGCCGCATGTGGTGCAGATCAACTCCTCCTTCGCGCTGCGCCCGATCATCGAACGGATCAATGTCGGCATCGATTAG
- a CDS encoding DUF899 family protein: MSELIPAAELAARNTSHFPNEDETYRKARNALLIKEIELRRQIEAVAGMRRSLPPGGAVPRDYAFVGPNGPVTLSGLFGDKDTLVIYSFMFGPQRKAPCPMCTSMIGSWEGKIEDIRQRVAVAVIARSPIERLLQWKIDRGWKQMPFYSDMDGDFTRDYVSAEDADMPGYTVFTRKDGVIRHFWSEEISFDMADPGQDPRGAVEQDALWLLLDTTPEGRGSDWHPSLSYGG; this comes from the coding sequence ATGAGCGAACTCATTCCCGCGGCCGAGCTTGCGGCCCGCAATACCTCGCATTTTCCCAATGAGGATGAGACCTATCGCAAGGCGCGCAACGCCTTGCTGATAAAGGAAATTGAGCTGAGGCGGCAGATCGAGGCGGTCGCCGGGATGCGCCGTTCACTGCCGCCGGGCGGCGCGGTGCCGCGCGACTATGCATTTGTGGGGCCAAATGGCCCGGTGACCTTGTCCGGCCTTTTTGGCGACAAGGACACGCTGGTGATCTACAGCTTCATGTTCGGTCCGCAACGCAAGGCGCCGTGCCCGATGTGCACGTCTATGATCGGCTCGTGGGAAGGCAAGATCGAGGATATCCGCCAGCGCGTGGCGGTCGCGGTCATTGCCAGATCGCCGATCGAGCGATTGCTGCAATGGAAGATCGATCGGGGCTGGAAGCAGATGCCGTTCTATTCCGACATGGACGGCGATTTCACCCGCGATTACGTCAGCGCCGAGGACGCCGACATGCCGGGCTATACCGTCTTCACCCGCAAGGACGGCGTCATTCGCCACTTCTGGAGCGAGGAGATCAGCTTCGACATGGCCGATCCCGGGCAGGATCCGCGCGGCGCGGTCGAGCAGGATGCGCTCTGGCTGCTACTCGATACGACCCCGGAGGGCAGGGGCAGCGACTGGCATCCGAGCCTTTCCTATGGCGGCTGA
- the rpsD gene encoding 30S ribosomal protein S4: MSKRESSKHKIDRRMGENIWGRPKSPVNRREYGPGQHGQRRKGKLSDFGVQLRAKQKLKGYYGELREKQFLAIFEEANRRKGDTGENLVGLLESRLDAIVYRAKFVPTVFAARQFVNHGHVTVNGVRVNVGSYRCKAGDVIEVRERSKQLASVLEATQLAERDVPDYIDADHHKMTATFVRVPALADIPYPVIMEPNLVVEFYSR; the protein is encoded by the coding sequence ATGAGCAAGCGCGAATCGTCCAAGCATAAAATTGACCGCCGTATGGGCGAGAACATCTGGGGCCGTCCGAAGTCCCCGGTCAACCGCCGCGAATACGGCCCCGGCCAGCACGGCCAGCGCCGCAAGGGCAAGCTCTCCGACTTCGGCGTACAGCTGCGCGCCAAGCAGAAGCTGAAGGGCTATTACGGCGAACTGCGCGAAAAGCAGTTCCTCGCGATCTTCGAGGAAGCCAACCGCCGCAAGGGCGACACCGGTGAAAACCTGGTGGGTCTGCTGGAAAGCCGCCTCGACGCGATCGTCTACCGCGCCAAGTTCGTGCCGACCGTGTTTGCCGCCCGTCAGTTCGTCAACCACGGCCATGTCACCGTCAACGGCGTTCGCGTCAATGTCGGCTCCTATCGCTGCAAGGCCGGCGACGTGATCGAGGTGCGCGAGCGCTCAAAGCAGCTCGCAAGCGTTCTCGAAGCGACCCAGCTCGCCGAACGCGACGTGCCGGACTACATCGACGCCGATCACCACAAGATGACGGCAACCTTCGTACGGGTCCCGGCGCTCGCCGATATCCCCTACCCGGTCATCATGGAACCGAACCTCGTGGTCGAGTTCTACTCGCGTTAA
- a CDS encoding BolA/IbaG family iron-sulfur metabolism protein → MAMSAGEIEDMIKAALPDASVTIRDLAGDGDHFAAEVVSESFRGKTRVQQHQMVYDALKGNMGGVLHALALQTSAPQ, encoded by the coding sequence ATGGCGATGAGCGCGGGCGAAATCGAAGACATGATCAAGGCCGCCCTTCCCGACGCCAGCGTCACGATCAGGGACCTGGCCGGCGACGGCGACCATTTCGCGGCCGAAGTCGTATCGGAAAGCTTTCGGGGCAAGACAAGGGTGCAGCAGCACCAGATGGTCTACGACGCCCTGAAGGGCAATATGGGCGGCGTGCTGCACGCGCTGGCGCTGCAGACCTCCGCGCCGCAATAG
- the ald gene encoding alanine dehydrogenase codes for MLVGCPREIKNHEYRVGLTPASVREYVAHGHQVIIETGAGEGIGAGDDAYRAAGATIVPDAATVFARADMIVKVKEPQPSEWAQLREGQLLYTYLHLAPDPEQTRGLLASGVTAIAYETVTDERGGLPLLAPMSEVAGRLSIQAGATALQKANGGLGVLLGGVPGVAPGKVVVIGGGVVGLHAALMATGLGAEVTILDRSLPRLRTLDELFRGRVKTLYSTTEALENEIFAADLVIGAVLVPGAAAPKLVTREMLPGMKAGAVMVDVAIDQGGCFETSHATTHSDPTFVVDGVVHYCVANMPGAVPITSATALNNATLHYGLMLADKGLAAVSEDRHLRNGLNIHRGRVTNAAVAAALGYELAAPEAVLKVA; via the coding sequence ATGCTTGTCGGCTGTCCCAGGGAAATCAAGAATCACGAATACCGCGTCGGCCTGACCCCGGCTTCGGTGCGCGAATATGTGGCGCATGGCCATCAGGTCATCATCGAGACCGGCGCGGGCGAAGGCATCGGCGCGGGCGACGACGCCTACCGCGCGGCGGGCGCGACGATTGTGCCTGATGCCGCCACTGTGTTCGCCAGGGCGGATATGATCGTCAAGGTCAAGGAGCCGCAGCCGTCCGAATGGGCGCAGCTCCGGGAAGGGCAGTTGCTCTATACCTATCTGCATCTGGCGCCCGATCCGGAACAGACCAGGGGGCTTCTCGCCTCCGGCGTCACCGCGATCGCCTATGAGACGGTGACCGACGAGCGCGGCGGGCTGCCGCTTCTGGCGCCGATGTCGGAGGTGGCCGGCCGGCTTTCGATCCAGGCGGGCGCGACGGCGCTGCAGAAGGCCAATGGCGGGCTCGGCGTGCTGCTGGGCGGCGTTCCGGGCGTCGCGCCCGGCAAGGTGGTGGTGATTGGCGGCGGGGTCGTCGGCCTGCATGCGGCGCTGATGGCGACGGGCCTTGGCGCGGAGGTCACGATCCTCGATCGCTCGTTGCCGCGCCTGCGCACGCTCGACGAACTGTTCCGCGGCCGTGTCAAGACGCTCTACTCGACCACCGAGGCGCTCGAAAACGAGATCTTCGCCGCCGATCTGGTGATTGGCGCGGTGCTGGTGCCGGGGGCGGCCGCGCCCAAGCTCGTCACCCGCGAAATGTTGCCGGGCATGAAGGCCGGCGCGGTCATGGTCGATGTCGCGATCGACCAGGGCGGCTGTTTCGAGACCTCCCACGCCACAACCCATTCCGATCCGACCTTCGTGGTCGACGGCGTGGTGCATTACTGCGTCGCCAACATGCCGGGCGCGGTGCCGATCACATCGGCCACAGCTTTGAACAATGCCACGCTGCATTACGGGCTGATGCTGGCGGACAAGGGCCTGGCCGCGGTTTCCGAGGACCGCCATCTGCGCAACGGCCTCAACATCCATCGCGGCCGCGTCACCAACGCCGCTGTTGCCGCAGCACTCGGCTACGAGCTAGCGGCTCCGGAGGCGGTGCTCAAGGTCGCTTGA
- a CDS encoding SDR family oxidoreductase, with protein sequence MDTQRIALVTGANKGIGFEIARQLASAGVRVVLGARNLGLGETAAQKILEGTATAIHLDLDDHASIARAAAEIDAAYGRLDILVNNAGIFDFADAPPSSASLDAVRRTMEVNFFGTLAVTQAMLPLLRKAPAGRIVNLSSSLGSLTLNGSPDSTYYGAQFIGYNASKASLNMMTVQLREELRDTNIVVNSISPGVVGTDLNGGTGPLTPEEGARLPVRFALKGEENGGFFEADGRTPW encoded by the coding sequence ATGGACACTCAACGGATCGCGCTTGTCACAGGCGCCAATAAGGGAATCGGGTTCGAGATCGCCCGTCAGCTCGCCAGTGCCGGCGTCCGGGTTGTTCTCGGGGCCCGGAACCTCGGGCTCGGCGAGACGGCCGCGCAGAAAATCCTGGAAGGAACGGCCACGGCCATTCATCTCGATCTCGACGATCACGCCAGCATCGCGCGCGCCGCTGCCGAGATCGATGCCGCATACGGACGCCTCGACATTCTCGTCAACAATGCCGGCATCTTCGATTTCGCAGACGCTCCGCCCTCATCCGCCTCGCTTGATGCTGTGCGGCGGACAATGGAGGTCAACTTCTTCGGTACGCTGGCGGTCACGCAGGCGATGCTGCCCTTGTTAAGGAAGGCACCCGCCGGGCGGATCGTCAACCTCTCGAGTTCGCTCGGCTCACTGACGCTGAACGGCAGTCCCGACTCGACCTATTACGGCGCGCAGTTCATCGGCTACAACGCCTCGAAGGCGTCCCTGAACATGATGACCGTGCAGCTGCGCGAGGAATTGCGCGATACGAATATCGTCGTGAATTCGATCAGTCCCGGTGTCGTGGGCACGGATCTCAACGGCGGCACGGGGCCTCTCACACCGGAGGAAGGGGCGCGGTTGCCCGTCCGGTTCGCGCTTAAGGGCGAGGAGAATGGCGGTTTCTTCGAAGCCGATGGCAGAACGCCCTGGTAG
- the purL gene encoding phosphoribosylformylglycinamidine synthase subunit PurL, with product MTLSNSQVITPELIAAHGLKPDEYERILSLIGREPSYTELGIFSAMWNEHCSYKSSKRWLRTLPTTGRRVIQGPGENAGVVDIDDGDCVVFKMESHNHPSYIEPYQGAATGVGGILRDIFTMGARPVAAMNALRFGAPDHPKTRHLVSGVVAGVGGYGNSFGVPTVGGEVEFDARYNGNNLVNAFAAGIAKSDSIFYSEAKGVGLPVVYLGAKTGRDGVGGATMASAEFDEDIEEKRPTVQVGDPFTEKCLLEACMELMQTGAVIAIQDMGAAGLTCSAVEMGAKGNLGIELDLNRVPVREENMTAYEMMLSESQERMLMVLDPEKEEVAEAIFRKWGLDFAIVGKTTDDLRFRVFHNNEEVANLPIKDLGDQAPEYDRPWREPDTRGTLPAHLVEAPADYNAALLKIVGGPNQSSRRWVYEQYDTLIQGNSLQLPGGDAGVIRVDGHPTKALAFSCDVTPHYVEANPFEGGKQAVAECWRNITATGAEPLASTDNLNFGNPEKPEIMGQLVKAIEGIGEACRALDFPIVSGNVSLYNETNGEAILPTPTIGGVGLLADWRKMARIGSFSEGDHVILIGNDGEHLGASAYMRDVLGLVDGPAPAVDLHLERRTGDFVRSAINNGQVTACHDISAGGLAVALAEMCMDAGKGMEISIAQARGSAHALLFGEDQARYVITVPAQYGNFVCASAEGSAIAFRRLGTVKGEALVIDDLVTLPVEELRTAHEMWFPRFMAAAGGDNQSA from the coding sequence ATGACCCTTTCGAACAGCCAGGTCATCACCCCGGAACTGATCGCGGCCCACGGGCTGAAGCCTGATGAATACGAGCGGATATTGTCGCTGATCGGCCGCGAGCCGAGCTATACCGAACTCGGCATCTTCTCGGCGATGTGGAACGAGCACTGCTCCTACAAATCCTCCAAGCGCTGGCTGCGCACGCTGCCGACCACCGGTCGCCGCGTCATCCAGGGACCGGGCGAGAACGCCGGCGTCGTCGATATCGATGACGGCGATTGCGTCGTATTCAAGATGGAGAGCCACAACCACCCCTCCTATATCGAGCCCTATCAGGGGGCCGCGACCGGCGTCGGCGGCATCCTGCGCGACATATTCACCATGGGCGCGCGCCCCGTCGCCGCCATGAATGCGCTGCGCTTCGGCGCGCCCGACCACCCGAAAACGCGCCACCTCGTTTCCGGCGTCGTCGCCGGCGTCGGCGGCTATGGCAACTCCTTCGGCGTTCCGACGGTTGGCGGCGAGGTCGAGTTCGACGCGCGCTACAATGGCAACAATCTCGTCAACGCATTCGCGGCCGGCATCGCGAAATCCGATTCGATCTTCTATTCCGAGGCCAAGGGCGTCGGCCTGCCGGTCGTCTATCTCGGCGCCAAGACCGGCCGCGACGGCGTCGGCGGCGCGACCATGGCATCGGCCGAATTCGACGAGGATATCGAGGAGAAGCGCCCGACCGTGCAGGTCGGCGACCCCTTCACCGAAAAATGCCTGCTCGAGGCCTGCATGGAACTGATGCAGACCGGCGCGGTGATCGCGATCCAGGACATGGGCGCGGCCGGTCTCACCTGTTCGGCCGTGGAAATGGGCGCCAAGGGCAATCTCGGCATCGAGCTCGACCTCAACCGCGTGCCGGTGCGCGAGGAAAACATGACGGCCTACGAGATGATGCTCTCGGAAAGCCAGGAACGCATGCTGATGGTGCTCGACCCCGAAAAGGAAGAGGTCGCCGAGGCGATCTTCCGCAAATGGGGCCTCGATTTCGCGATCGTCGGCAAGACCACGGACGACCTGCGCTTCCGCGTGTTCCACAACAACGAGGAAGTCGCCAACCTGCCGATCAAGGATCTCGGCGACCAGGCGCCGGAATATGACCGCCCCTGGCGCGAGCCCGATACCCGCGGCACCCTGCCCGCCCATCTGGTCGAGGCGCCCGCCGATTACAACGCGGCGCTTCTGAAGATCGTCGGCGGCCCGAACCAGTCGAGCCGGCGCTGGGTCTACGAGCAGTATGACACGCTGATCCAGGGCAATTCGCTGCAGCTTCCCGGCGGCGATGCCGGCGTGATCCGCGTCGACGGCCACCCGACAAAGGCGTTGGCCTTTTCCTGCGATGTGACCCCGCATTATGTCGAGGCCAACCCGTTCGAGGGCGGCAAGCAGGCGGTTGCCGAGTGCTGGCGCAACATCACCGCGACCGGCGCGGAGCCGCTGGCTTCGACCGACAACCTCAATTTCGGCAATCCCGAAAAGCCGGAGATCATGGGCCAGCTCGTCAAGGCGATCGAGGGCATCGGCGAGGCCTGCCGCGCGCTCGATTTCCCGATCGTCTCGGGCAATGTCTCGCTCTACAACGAGACCAATGGCGAGGCGATCCTGCCGACGCCGACCATCGGTGGCGTGGGCCTCCTTGCCGACTGGCGCAAGATGGCGCGGATCGGCTCGTTTTCCGAGGGCGACCACGTGATTCTGATCGGCAATGACGGCGAGCATCTCGGCGCGTCGGCCTATATGCGCGACGTGCTCGGCCTCGTGGACGGCCCCGCGCCGGCGGTCGACCTCCATCTCGAGCGCCGCACCGGCGATTTCGTGCGATCGGCGATCAATAACGGTCAGGTCACCGCCTGCCACGATATTTCGGCGGGCGGCCTCGCGGTGGCGCTTGCGGAAATGTGCATGGACGCCGGAAAGGGCATGGAGATCAGCATCGCCCAGGCGCGTGGTTCCGCCCATGCCCTGCTCTTTGGCGAGGATCAGGCGCGCTACGTCATCACCGTGCCGGCGCAATACGGCAATTTCGTCTGCGCCTCGGCGGAAGGCAGCGCCATCGCGTTCCGCAGGCTCGGAACCGTCAAGGGCGAAGCGCTCGTGATCGACGATCTTGTTACCTTGCCCGTCGAGGAGTTGCGCACCGCCCACGAAATGTGGTTCCCTCGCTTCATGGCCGCCGCGGGCGGCGACAACCAGTCGGCATAA
- a CDS encoding IS110 family transposase — protein sequence MTLPQNTIGCDVSGQRLDVYLHPAARSCSFSNDPAGIAALIGLALEHRAFVVLEATAPWDQPLVRALEKAELSFHRANPRRARDFARSIGMLAKTDAVDARMLALYGANLDLPATAPVSPERLKLQGLNSRRDQLVAMRKAERIRLNGVADQVVVESLEAVIALLDVQIRALERQIANAIKETCDLARDAALLRSAAGVGPVCTAIILASLPELGLVDRRAIAALAGVAPIARESGLMRGKRHVQGGRKRVRDALYMAALAAIRTGRWKQAYDHLRSRGKAPKAAIVAIARKLLVALNTAIREQRPILNAQAT from the coding sequence ATGACCTTGCCACAAAACACGATCGGTTGCGATGTCTCCGGTCAGCGTCTCGATGTTTATCTTCACCCGGCTGCCAGGTCGTGCAGCTTTTCCAACGATCCGGCGGGCATCGCCGCCCTGATCGGCCTTGCGCTCGAACACCGGGCTTTCGTGGTGCTGGAAGCCACCGCCCCGTGGGACCAGCCATTGGTGCGGGCGCTTGAGAAGGCGGAGCTTTCCTTCCATCGCGCCAATCCCCGCCGCGCCCGGGACTTTGCCCGCTCCATCGGCATGCTGGCCAAGACCGATGCGGTGGATGCGCGCATGCTGGCGCTTTACGGCGCCAATCTCGACCTGCCGGCCACCGCCCCGGTTTCGCCCGAACGGCTGAAGCTTCAGGGCCTCAACAGCCGTCGCGACCAGTTGGTCGCGATGCGCAAGGCCGAACGTATCCGCCTGAATGGCGTCGCCGATCAGGTGGTGGTGGAAAGCCTGGAGGCGGTGATCGCCTTGCTCGACGTCCAGATCCGCGCGCTTGAGCGGCAGATCGCCAATGCCATCAAAGAGACCTGCGACCTTGCCCGCGATGCGGCGCTGCTGCGTTCGGCCGCAGGCGTCGGGCCGGTTTGCACCGCCATAATCCTTGCCAGCCTGCCCGAACTGGGCCTGGTTGACCGGCGCGCCATCGCCGCCCTGGCCGGCGTGGCGCCAATCGCGCGTGAATCCGGCCTCATGCGCGGCAAACGCCATGTCCAGGGTGGGCGAAAGCGGGTGCGCGATGCCCTCTATATGGCTGCCCTTGCCGCGATCAGAACCGGGCGGTGGAAACAGGCCTACGACCATCTGCGAAGTCGCGGCAAGGCACCCAAAGCCGCGATCGTCGCCATCGCCAGAAAGCTCCTCGTCGCCCTCAACACAGCCATTCGGGAGCAAAGACCGATCCTCAATGCACAAGCAACTTGA
- a CDS encoding multidrug effflux MFS transporter, with protein sequence MTETLQTSTAIARKAPGKWELVAMMAGLMALNALAIDIMLPGLKEIGASLGVTSDNEHQFIITSYVLGFGIAQLAYGPIADRFGRKKPLLVGLVIYFIGAVLCAFVPSFTLMLLVRFCQGLGAAATRVISVAVVRDLHGGRAMAEIMSLIMMVFMLIPILAPSIGQTIMLFGDWHLVFVFLALAAFGNFMWITFRLPETQHPEDVVELTPKAVVHSAKTVLTNRVALFYTLGTTFIMACIFGFVNSAQQVYVEIYGLGTLFPVAFAGIGIVMAASSLINSRIVGKIGMRRLSHGAMIGFTVTNGLWLVIDLIYAGAMPFWLFYALFMLAWFQFGWIGPNFNALAMEPLGHVAGAASSILGFASTAFSALLGAAIGYAYNGTTTPMIAGFFVFAAVALGFTLIAEKGKLFQPHNPEI encoded by the coding sequence GTGACAGAAACATTACAGACATCGACGGCGATTGCCCGCAAGGCGCCCGGCAAGTGGGAACTCGTCGCCATGATGGCGGGACTGATGGCGCTCAACGCGCTTGCCATCGACATCATGCTCCCCGGATTGAAAGAGATAGGCGCCAGCCTGGGCGTCACCTCCGACAATGAGCATCAGTTCATCATCACCTCCTATGTGCTCGGTTTCGGCATCGCCCAGCTTGCCTATGGCCCGATTGCCGACCGCTTCGGCCGCAAGAAGCCGCTGCTCGTCGGCCTGGTGATCTATTTCATCGGCGCGGTGCTCTGCGCCTTCGTGCCGAGCTTTACCCTGATGCTGCTGGTCCGGTTCTGTCAGGGCCTAGGAGCCGCTGCCACCCGCGTCATTTCCGTGGCGGTGGTGCGCGACCTTCATGGCGGGCGGGCCATGGCCGAGATCATGTCGCTGATCATGATGGTGTTCATGCTCATCCCGATCCTCGCGCCCTCGATCGGCCAGACGATCATGCTGTTCGGCGACTGGCATCTGGTGTTCGTGTTCCTGGCGCTTGCCGCATTCGGCAATTTTATGTGGATTACCTTCCGCCTGCCGGAAACCCAGCACCCCGAAGACGTCGTCGAGCTGACGCCCAAAGCGGTCGTCCACAGCGCCAAGACCGTGCTGACCAACCGCGTCGCCCTGTTCTATACGCTCGGCACGACCTTCATCATGGCCTGCATTTTCGGCTTCGTGAATTCGGCGCAGCAGGTCTATGTCGAAATCTACGGTCTCGGCACGCTGTTTCCTGTTGCCTTTGCCGGCATCGGCATCGTGATGGCGGCCTCGTCGCTGATCAACTCCCGCATCGTGGGCAAGATCGGCATGCGCAGGCTGTCTCATGGCGCGATGATCGGCTTCACGGTGACCAACGGCCTCTGGCTGGTGATCGACCTGATATATGCCGGTGCGATGCCGTTTTGGCTGTTCTATGCCCTGTTCATGCTGGCATGGTTCCAGTTCGGCTGGATCGGCCCCAACTTCAACGCGCTGGCCATGGAGCCGCTCGGCCATGTGGCCGGCGCCGCCTCGTCGATCCTCGGCTTCGCTAGCACCGCGTTTTCGGCGCTGCTCGGCGCGGCGATAGGCTACGCCTATAACGGCACGACCACGCCGATGATCGCCGGCTTCTTCGTCTTCGCGGCGGTCGCGCTCGGCTTCACGCTGATCGCCGAAAAGGGCAAGCTGTTCCAGCCCCACAACCCGGAAATCTGA
- a CDS encoding TetR/AcrR family transcriptional regulator — MPASTPPSLSPRKKPRQARAAVTLDAVYEASIQLLVSGGVARLTTTRVAERAGVSVGTMYQYFPHKQALIYALNERYLEALAIRLETVCEGHHGSRLGDMCEALIGTYFQAKTERADVTRALYASVVELDNAALIANFADRADACTKAMLSSASDATIPDLETVNLALLTTIFGAVRNAFERNLDADEIAALKRQVIVMCRAYLSAVAGAPKG; from the coding sequence TTGCCCGCATCCACTCCGCCATCGCTCAGCCCCCGGAAAAAGCCGCGTCAGGCGCGCGCCGCAGTCACGCTCGATGCCGTCTACGAGGCAAGCATTCAGCTTTTGGTGAGCGGCGGCGTAGCGCGGCTGACCACCACCCGCGTCGCAGAGCGCGCCGGCGTTTCGGTCGGCACCATGTATCAGTATTTTCCGCACAAGCAGGCACTGATCTATGCGCTCAATGAACGCTATCTGGAAGCCCTGGCGATACGTCTCGAAACCGTTTGCGAAGGCCACCATGGCAGCCGCCTCGGGGATATGTGCGAAGCGCTGATCGGGACCTATTTCCAGGCAAAGACAGAGCGCGCCGACGTGACCCGCGCGCTCTATGCCTCGGTCGTGGAACTCGACAACGCGGCTCTGATCGCGAATTTCGCCGACCGTGCCGATGCTTGTACCAAGGCCATGCTTTCAAGTGCGTCAGACGCCACGATCCCCGATCTGGAAACGGTCAACCTAGCCCTTCTCACGACGATCTTCGGCGCGGTCCGCAATGCTTTCGAGCGAAACCTCGATGCCGACGAGATCGCCGCCCTGAAGCGGCAGGTTATCGTGATGTGCCGCGCCTATCTTTCGGCCGTCGCCGGCGCGCCTAAAGGGTGA
- a CDS encoding inositol monophosphatase family protein, producing the protein MPITSETLDAIAGLMRRAAKQEILPRFRALGESDVAEKTEASDLVTIADTAAERVIKAGIAEILPEALFIGEEGVAADPDLLSKLKDADVAVVVDPIDGTFNFAHGISAFGVMAAVVVNGETVAGLIYDPMGDDFMIAEKGGGAWLKRADGSSSRMSVAAPVPLEEMLGTASVAFMPQQNRTVLLGNMAKVRYAASYRAAAVEYRAFASGGSHFFTYFKLMPWDHLPGVLIGQEAGGYIARYDGSRYLPSHLDGGLLGAPDRESWEELRAKVFTL; encoded by the coding sequence ATGCCGATCACCTCCGAAACGCTCGACGCCATCGCCGGGCTGATGCGCCGTGCCGCCAAACAGGAAATCCTGCCCCGTTTTCGCGCTCTCGGCGAGAGCGATGTCGCCGAGAAGACCGAGGCAAGCGATCTGGTGACGATCGCCGATACCGCAGCCGAGCGCGTGATCAAGGCGGGCATCGCCGAAATCCTGCCCGAAGCGCTGTTCATCGGCGAGGAGGGTGTGGCCGCCGACCCCGACCTGCTGTCGAAGCTGAAGGACGCCGATGTGGCGGTGGTGGTCGACCCGATCGACGGCACCTTCAATTTCGCCCATGGCATTTCCGCCTTTGGCGTCATGGCGGCGGTGGTGGTCAACGGCGAAACCGTCGCCGGCCTGATCTATGACCCGATGGGCGACGATTTCATGATCGCGGAAAAGGGCGGCGGGGCCTGGCTGAAGCGCGCCGACGGCTCGTCAAGCAGGATGTCGGTGGCGGCGCCCGTTCCGCTCGAAGAGATGCTGGGCACCGCTTCGGTCGCCTTCATGCCGCAGCAAAACCGCACGGTCCTGCTCGGCAACATGGCGAAGGTGCGTTATGCCGCGAGCTATCGCGCGGCCGCCGTCGAGTACCGCGCCTTTGCCTCTGGCGGCTCGCATTTCTTCACCTATTTCAAGCTGATGCCCTGGGATCATCTGCCGGGCGTGCTGATCGGCCAGGAAGCCGGCGGCTATATCGCCCGTTATGACGGCTCGCGCTACCTGCCAAGTCATCTCGACGGCGGCCTGCTCGGCGCGCCCGACAGGGAAAGCTGGGAGGAACTGCGGGCCAAGGTCTTCACCCTTTAG
- the grxD gene encoding Grx4 family monothiol glutaredoxin has translation MSDIQTAIKNEVDSNDVVLFMKGTPQFPQCGFSGQVVQILDYLGVDYKGVNVLADGDLRQGIKDFSNWPTIPQLYVKGEFLGGCDIIREMFQAGELQEHLTSKGVAVRAA, from the coding sequence ATGAGTGACATTCAGACTGCCATCAAGAATGAAGTCGACAGCAACGATGTGGTGCTCTTCATGAAGGGAACCCCGCAGTTCCCGCAGTGTGGCTTCTCCGGACAGGTCGTCCAGATTCTCGATTATCTCGGCGTCGACTACAAGGGCGTCAACGTGCTGGCCGACGGCGATCTGCGCCAGGGCATCAAGGATTTTTCCAACTGGCCGACGATCCCGCAGCTTTACGTCAAGGGCGAGTTCCTCGGCGGCTGCGATATCATCCGGGAAATGTTCCAGGCCGGCGAGCTTCAGGAACATCTTACCTCCAAGGGCGTGGCCGTTCGCGCCGCCTGA